From one Felis catus isolate Fca126 chromosome E2, F.catus_Fca126_mat1.0, whole genome shotgun sequence genomic stretch:
- the EXOC3L1 gene encoding exocyst complex component 3-like protein isoform X8, which produces MVEATETLKPLREQVAQHKQLQVLSQLLPRLRAVPAAVAHTRTLIGAQRLLEAYVCLRELEQLQEETWAPLGGLELPVFEGLGPLAEALGQAVEAAAGVAGRLAREDPALLVAAVRVAEVDARHTTSLELPPRDWQRRCLQALQEGLERTHFGTPLLLEPGALAGWLEALRVALPAELATAEALVAPCCPPHYKVVRLWAHTLHSGLRRCLQQLLEGPKLGAADAFALLHWTLHVYLGPEMMGSLELGPEADVSQLEPLLTPENIEQLEAMFVTQIQVNVAQWLQKALDGEVAEWNREQEPGTDSSGFYHSPLPAIVLQILEENIRVTSLVSESLQRRVHGMALSELGTFLRSFSDALIRFSRDHIRGEAMAPHYVPYLLATLNYQSALSSSVSVLQPDGAASGDLAPVEAGLDELQRRICRLVLEALLAELQPLFEALPSRRWLSSPELLDDVCERTVRFCQDFRRVRNPAVQLLLAEAERTVVLQYLRALMQGRLVCRGADERIQAAQRLQNDAAQLRELFLGLGLEESVHCAPVLLSLRDLLNLRDPMLLGLEVAGLRQKFPDVSEDHVSALLDLRGDVSREQRLAALSSLQAGPQPSLSAGHRALFSLVPVPTPALSSCLPSGPCA; this is translated from the exons ATGGTGGAGGCCACAGAGACCCTAAAACCACTGCGAGAACAAGTTGCCCAGCACAAGCAGCTGCAGGTCCTGTCTCAGCTGCTGCCCCGGCTGCGGGCAG TGCCAGCTGCAGTGGCCCACACACGGACCCTGATTGGTGCCCAGCGGCTCTTGGAGGCATATGTGTGCCTTCGGGAGCTGGAGCAGCTGCAAGAGGAGACGTGGGCACCTCTGGGGGGCCTGGAGTTGCCAGTCTTCGAGGGGTTGGGCCCTCTAGCTGAGGCATTGGGCCAGGCTGTGGAGGCGGCTGCGGGGGTGGCAGGGCGGCTGGCACGGGAGGACCCAGCCTTGCTGGTGGCTGCTGTGCGTGTGGCAGAGGTGGATGCTAGGCACACAACCTCCCTGGAGCTTCCCCCCCGGGACTGGCAGCGGCGCTGTCTGCAGGCACTGCAGGAGGGCCTGGAGAGGACCCACTTTGGGACACCTCTGCTGCTTGAGCCAGGGGCCTTGGCAGGGTGGCTGGAGGCTCTGCGGGTGGCTCTACCAGCTGAGTTGGCCACAGCTGAAGCACTAGTGGCACCCTGCTGCCCACCACACTACAAGGTGGTCCGGCTCTGGGCCCACACCCTGCACAGTGGACTGCGTCGATGCCTGCAGCAACTGCTGGAAGGGCCTAAGCTAGGAGCTGCTGACGCCTTCGCCTTACTGCATTGGACACTGCATGTGTACCTGGG GCCAGAAATGATGGGGAGCCTGGAGTTGGGGCCTGAGGCTGATGTGTCTCAGCTGGAGCCCCTCCTGACCCCAGAGAACATTGAACAGCTGGAGGCAATGTTTGTGACCCAAATCCAG gtTAATGTGGCCCAGTGGCTTCAGAAGGCACTGGATGGGGAGGTAGCTGAGTGGAACCGAGAGCAGGAACCTGGCACAGACTCTTCTGGCTTCTATCACTCACCGTTGCCGGCCATAGTGCTCCAG ATCCTGGAAGAGAACATTCGCGTGACCAGCCTGGTCAGTGAGTCACTGCAGCGGCGGGTGCATGGCATGGCGCTGTCAGAACTGGGCACATTCCTGAGGAG CTTTAGTGATGCTCTGATCCGATTCTCCCGAGACCACATCAGGGGGGAAGCAATGGCTCCTCATTACGTGCCCTACCTACTGGCCACCCTCAACTACCAGTCAGCACTCAG CTCCTCCGTGTCCGTCCTGCAGCCCGACGGGGCGGCGTCAGGAGACTTGGCTCCGGTGGAGGCAGGGCTGGACGAGTTGCAGAGGAGGATCTGCCGCCTGGTGTTGGAGGCGCTGCTGGCGGAGCTTCAG cccctgttCGAAGCTCTGCCCTCGCGCCGGTGGCTGTCGAGCCCAGAGCTGCTGGACGATGTATGCGAGCGGACGGTGCGCTTCTGCCAGGATTTCAGGCGAGTGCGGAATCCTGCAGTCCAG CTTCTCCTGGCTGAGGCGGAGCGCACGGTGGTACTGCAGTACCTACGTGCATTGATGCAGGGCCGCCTAGTGTGCCGAGGAGCCGACGAGAGGATCCAGGCAGCGCAGCGCCTGCAGAACGATGCGGCCCAGCTTCGGGAGCTTTTCCTTGGTTTG ggcctggaggagaGTGTTCACTGCGCACCGGTGCTCCTCTCTCTGCGGGATCTACTGAACCTCCGTGACCCCATGCTGCTCGGCCTCGAGGTGGCAGGCCTACGACAAAAATTTCCCGACGTGAG CGAGGATCATGTCTCTGCCCTCCTGGACCTGCGCGGGGATGTGTCCCGAGAGCAGCGCCTGGCCGCACTCAGCTCCCTGCAGGCCGGCCcacagccctctctctctgcgggTCACCGGGCACTCTTTAGCCTCGTGCCAGTACCTACTCCTGCGCtgtcctcctgccttccctccgGGCCCTGTGCCTGA